The Chelatococcus sp. HY11 genome includes a window with the following:
- a CDS encoding branched-chain amino acid aminotransferase, with product MSATPFDQREGSIWYDGALIPWKDATLHVLSHGLHYASCVFEGERAYGGEIFKSRQHSERLIESAKLLDFEIPFTAEEIDAAKALVVKTNGKADAYVRPVAWRGSEMMGVSAQHNKIHLAIASWEWPSYFDPEARLKGIRLDMAEFRRPDPATIPSKAKASGLYMICTISKHRAERKGYADALMLDWRGHVAECTGANIFFVKDGALHTPTPDCFLDGITRRTVIELAKRRGIAINERTILPEELASFSECFICGTAAEVTPVGEIGDYKFTPAAITQALADDYTREVQPKAKAAA from the coding sequence ATGTCTGCCACCCCCTTCGATCAGCGAGAAGGTTCCATCTGGTACGATGGCGCCTTGATTCCCTGGAAGGACGCCACCTTGCATGTGCTGTCGCATGGCCTGCACTATGCGTCCTGCGTATTCGAGGGTGAGCGGGCCTACGGCGGCGAGATCTTCAAAAGCCGGCAGCATTCCGAGCGTCTCATCGAGTCCGCCAAGCTGCTCGACTTCGAAATTCCCTTCACGGCGGAAGAGATCGACGCCGCCAAGGCGCTGGTCGTCAAGACCAACGGCAAGGCCGACGCCTACGTCCGTCCGGTTGCCTGGCGCGGATCCGAGATGATGGGCGTCTCGGCCCAGCACAACAAGATCCACCTCGCCATCGCGAGCTGGGAATGGCCGAGCTATTTCGATCCGGAAGCCCGCCTCAAGGGCATCCGCCTCGACATGGCCGAGTTCCGCCGCCCTGATCCGGCGACGATCCCCTCGAAGGCGAAAGCTTCGGGGCTCTACATGATCTGCACCATCTCCAAGCATCGCGCCGAGCGCAAAGGCTACGCCGACGCGCTGATGCTGGACTGGCGCGGCCATGTGGCTGAATGCACGGGCGCCAACATTTTCTTCGTGAAGGACGGCGCGCTGCACACCCCGACGCCTGACTGCTTCCTCGATGGCATCACCCGCCGCACGGTGATCGAGCTCGCCAAGCGCCGCGGCATCGCCATCAACGAGCGCACCATCCTGCCAGAGGAACTGGCCAGCTTCAGCGAGTGCTTCATCTGCGGCACCGCCGCGGAAGTAACACCTGTCGGCGAGATCGGCGACTACAAGTTCACGCCAGCCGCCATCACGCAGGCGCTTGCCGATGACTACACCCGCGAGGTGCAGCCGAAGGCCAAAGCCGCTGCCTGA
- a CDS encoding response regulator — translation MDLAQVELVDDAPHLLVVDDDRRLRQLLARFLNQNGYRVTAAASAAEAEGMLGHMIFDLLILDVMMPGESGFDFARRLRDGSDVPIIMLTARAESADRVEGLEIGADDYLSKPFEPRELLLRIGNVLRRLSNEAAEAGPQREAVRFGDFLFRLDRGELRCNGEIVRITDRERDILTILANRAGEHVPREDLAGHGGAASERTVDVQMNRLRRKVERDPANPAYLQTVRGIGYRLLVDG, via the coding sequence ATGGATCTCGCGCAGGTGGAATTGGTGGATGACGCGCCGCATCTGCTCGTTGTCGATGATGACCGGCGTTTGCGGCAGCTTCTGGCGCGCTTCCTGAACCAGAACGGGTACCGCGTGACGGCGGCGGCTTCGGCGGCCGAGGCCGAAGGCATGCTGGGTCACATGATCTTCGACCTCCTGATCCTCGACGTCATGATGCCTGGCGAGAGCGGTTTTGACTTCGCGCGGCGGCTCCGAGACGGCTCCGACGTACCCATCATCATGCTCACGGCGCGGGCTGAGTCGGCGGACAGGGTCGAGGGCCTCGAGATCGGCGCTGACGACTATCTGTCGAAGCCGTTCGAGCCGCGCGAGCTGCTCTTGCGCATCGGCAATGTGCTGCGGCGGCTGTCCAACGAAGCCGCCGAGGCCGGACCGCAGCGAGAGGCTGTGCGCTTCGGCGATTTCCTGTTCCGGCTCGATCGCGGCGAACTCAGATGCAATGGCGAGATCGTCCGCATCACCGACAGGGAGCGCGATATCCTGACCATTCTCGCCAATCGCGCGGGGGAGCACGTGCCGCGGGAGGATCTGGCCGGCCATGGTGGCGCCGCGAGTGAACGCACGGTCGATGTCCAGATGAACAGGCTGCGGCGGAAGGTTGAGCGTGATCCAGCCAATCCCGCCTATCTCCAGACCGTGCGTGGGATCGGCTACAGGCTGCTTGTCGACGGATGA
- a CDS encoding MarR family transcriptional regulator, translated as MGVPADAAAAHERAPPDYEIIELFFFAYRDFVSDPDRMLNSYGFGRAHHRILHFVGRQSGLNVAELLDILRITKQSLNRVLKELIRDGFVEQRAGVTDRRQRLLYLTEKGQALSLAMSAVQQERIARALSKCDAGSRAAVLDFLFAMIDPDDSAHVARLVWKETGRPS; from the coding sequence ATCGGGGTGCCAGCCGATGCGGCGGCCGCCCACGAGCGCGCGCCTCCCGACTATGAGATCATCGAGCTCTTCTTCTTTGCCTATCGCGACTTTGTGAGCGACCCCGACCGTATGCTCAACTCCTACGGGTTCGGACGGGCTCACCACCGCATCCTGCATTTCGTCGGGCGTCAGTCGGGCCTTAATGTCGCCGAGCTTCTCGATATATTGCGGATCACCAAGCAGAGCCTCAACCGGGTCCTCAAGGAACTGATCCGCGACGGCTTCGTGGAGCAGCGCGCCGGTGTGACGGACCGTCGCCAACGGCTGTTGTATCTGACGGAGAAAGGTCAGGCGCTCTCGCTGGCCATGTCGGCCGTGCAGCAGGAACGGATTGCCCGTGCCCTTTCAAAATGCGACGCTGGCTCACGTGCGGCGGTGCTCGATTTTCTGTTCGCCATGATCGATCCGGATGACAGCGCCCATGTCGCGCGTTTGGTTTGGAAGGAAACAGGGCGGCCATCGTGA